The Musa acuminata AAA Group cultivar baxijiao chromosome BXJ1-3, Cavendish_Baxijiao_AAA, whole genome shotgun sequence genome window below encodes:
- the LOC103979128 gene encoding uncharacterized protein LOC103979128: MPSPPPPISLTPSSSTMRPCSNSVTSFFSFLSGGLDELDRCFASNAFMSLQSLQRAVALLRSLHSRLIGLVQKLHLPAGERWLDEYMDESSRLWDVCHVIKLGISGMEIYNSRGADMVASLEEWRRNPTPRLALQVMRAISVCRREAMRLDEENRVLVETKIEPASLRFDDERAFTESRLHGFNGFRGVLYALRNVSSLLLLILLWGSVHCCPEQGVSEESTFLSSGYAVSVGRLRRRLVGEVEELGGRPGILMHEFRAARAAAEELREEMEKAGTEGGDTGATTGKLKEKVEGLKGWLGTLRSGTENLVAQLDDLFDEIVEGRKELLDICSHQ, translated from the exons ATGCCATCGCCGCCTCCTCCCATCTCACTCACTCCGTCCTCCAGCACCATGAGGCCCTGCTCCAACTCCGTCACcagcttcttctccttcctctccggTGGCCTCGATGAGCTCGACCGATGCTTCGCGTCGAATGCCTTCATGTCGCTCCAGTCCTTGCAGCGCGCCGTCGCCCTCCTTCGGTCCCTTCACTCCCGACTCATCGGCCTGGTGCAGAAGCTCCACTTGCCCGCCGGTGAGAGGTGGCTGGACGAGTACATGGATGAAAGCTCCCGCCTTTGGGACGTTTGCCATGTGATCAAGCTCGGCATCTCGGGCATGGAGATCTACAACTCCCGCGGAGCAGACATGGTCGCCTCCCTCGAAGAGTGGCGCCGGAATCCCACTCCTCGCCTCGCCCTGCAG GTGATGCGAGCGATCTCTGTTTGCCGGAGGGAAGCCATGAGATTGGACGAGGAGAACAGGGTGTTGGTGGAGACCAAAATCGAACCAGCTTCACTTCGGTTCGACGACGAGAGAGCGTTCACGGAATCCAGGCTCCACGGATTCAATGGCTTCAGAGGAGTTCTTTACGCGCTGAGGAACGTGAGCTCGCTCCTCTTGCTGATCCTGCTGTGGGGATCGGTCCACTGCTGTCCAGAACAAGGTGTCTCCGAAGAATCGACATTCTTGAGCTCGGGGTACGCTGTTTCAGTGGGCAGGCTGCGACGGAGGCTGGTCGGGGAGGTGGAAGAACTCGGCGGCCGACCCGGGATTCTCATGCACGAGTTCCGGGCGGCGAGGGCGGCGGCCGAGGAACTGAGAGAAGAGATGGAGAAGGCGGGGACGGAGGGAGGCGACACAGGGGCCACGACAGGGAAGCTGAAGGAGAAGGTGGAGGGATTGAAGGGGTGGCTGGGGACGCTGAGATCTGGAACTGAGAATCTTGTGGCGCAGCtggatgacttgtttgatgaaaTTGTGGAGGGCAGGAAGGAGCTATTGGACATCTGCAGCCACCAGTGA
- the LOC135629055 gene encoding pentatricopeptide repeat-containing protein At4g21065-like, whose amino-acid sequence MAMATSPALTQPLPSPPIRPPLATSTRTPAPTNNGRLELGRLMLSLGDYALKQRKKTPEEHRAHYNSVISLCIANRALREGRHLRSHMARIGYTPGLFLDNQFINLYARCGELDMARELFDGMPERNVVSWNALISGYFSNGRLLDALFLFCTMVEAGPSPNHLTYLTAIRASVGTGSRELGKQIHGHLMKAGLFACVQVGNCLISMYSEFGEPENAESVYRNMVERDEVSWNSLIALHVKSRSPDDALDLFVDMQKEGFTPDEFTFGSLLSLTDANIITKLHGQIAKRGLANNVFVGSVLVDAYARSGNPRAASLVFNSMQLPNAVAWNSVISACFGNNMVQEGLKLFRQMGEQGVLPDEYTVSILLKAGATCLSIIVGKQLHGLAIKMGLHADALIGNSLITMYAKHEEVSDSWKAFSSITEPDLISWNSIVQSHVQNEEPEQALTLFLEIKGSGFEPDEFSFVGALAACASLAWYRTGREVHGNLVKRSLAPDAFISSALIDMYAKSMVISDAREVFNRVEHKDLITWNAMISGSAQNGYLDEVLKLLYRMREENIKPDNFTFASIFAACANAMAMQQGRQVHGLVLKSELKTDAAVANSLITMYCRAGNIREARKVFSELSVKNVISWTAMIGGCVQSGYSREALEIFEQMERAAVRPNAKTFIAVLTACSYAGLRREAGKFFKMMETKYGIRPGFNHYSCMIDILGRAGKLKQAENLIEGMPFEPDALVWRILLSACRIHGDAERGRRAMEKILALEPGDSAAYVLLSNLYASLGNWDGVEEVRQMMRVNGVKKEPGKSWIELNAKVHEFMAGDSLHPQKEEICLRLRELLKQMKDEGYIPGIEHAVR is encoded by the coding sequence ATGGCCATGGCCACTTCGCCTGCCCTCACCCAACCATTGCCTTCTCCTCCCATCAGACCACCTCTTGCCACCTCCACGAGGACACCAGCGCCCACTAACAATGGCAGGTTAGAATTGGGGAGGTTGATGCTATCTCTGGGGGACTACGCCTtgaagcagaggaagaagacCCCTGAAGAGCATCGAGCACACTACAACTCCGTCATCTCCCTCTGCATCGCGAACAGGGCGCTCCGCGAGGGGCGCCACCTGCGATCCCACATGGCCCGAATAGGGTACACGCCTGGCCTGTTCTTGGACAACCAGTTCATCAACCTGTACGCGCGGTGCGGGGAGCTTGACATGGCCCGGGAGCTGTTCGATGGAATGCCCGAGCGGAATGTGGTGTCCTGGAACGCCCTCATATCCGGTTACTTCTCCAATGGCCGTCTTCTCGATGCGTTATTCCTCTTCTGCACCATGGTCGAGGCAGGACCGAGCCCCAATCATCTGACTTACTTGACTGCAATCCGAGCTTCGGTCGGCACAGGGAGTCGTGAGCTCGGGAAGCAGATTCATGGGCACCTCATGAAGGCAGGTCTCTTCGCTTGTGTCCAGGTCGGGAACTGTTTGATCAGTATGTACTCAGAGTTTGGAGAACCGGAGAATGCTGAATCAGTGTACAGGAACATGGTTGAGCGAGACGAGGTCTCATGGAATTCCCTGATTGCATTGCATGTCAAAAGCAGGTCTCCTGATGACGCATTGGATCTTTTCGTGGACATGCAGAAGGAAGGCTTCACTCCAGATGAATTCACATTTGGAAGCTTGCTCTCATTGACGGATGCAAACATCATTACCAAGCTACATGGCCAGATTGCTAAGAGGGGGCTGGCTAACAATGTCTTTGTAGGAAGCGTGCTAGTGGATGCCTATGCCAGGTCTGGGAATCCACGAGCTGCAAGCTTAGTCTTCAATTCCATGCAGCTACCGAATGCTGTCGCATGGAACTCGGTTATCTCAGCATGCTTCGGGAACAATATGGTGCAAGAAGGTCTGAAACTATTTCGGCAAATGGGTGAGCAGGGTGTGCTGCCAGATGAGTATACTGTCTCCATCCTGCTGAAGGCGGGTGCTACCTGTTTGTCGATAATTGTTGGCAAACAGCTTCATGGACTTGCAATCAAAATGGGATTGCACGCAGATGCCTTGATCGGAAACAGTCTCATTACAATGTATGCGAAACATGAAGAGGTTTCTGACTCCTGGAAAGCTTTCAGTAGTATCACAGAGCCAGATCTTATCTCTTGGAATTCCATTGTCCAATCTCATGTTCAGAATGAGGAGCCTGAACAAGCACTGACACTCTTTTTAGAAATCAAGGGGTCTGGTTTTGAGCCTGATGAATTCAGCTTTGTAGGTGCCTTAGCTGCTTGTGCTTCTCTGGCCTGGTACCGAACTGGAAGAGAAGTTCATGGCAACCTGGTCAAGAGAAGCCTGGCACCAGATGCTTTTATCAGTAGCGCACTTATTGACATGTACGCCAAATCAATGGTCATCTCTGATGCTAGGGAGGTTTTTAACAGAGTTGAACATAAGGACTTGATCACCTGGAATGCGATGATTTCTGGGTCGGCACAAAATGGTTATTTGGATGAAGTACTGAAACTACTTTACAGGATGAGAGAAGAGAACATCAAGCCAGATAATTTTACCTTTGCCAGTATTTTTGCAGCATGCGCAAATGCCATGGCGATGCAACAGGGAAGACAGGTCCATGGTCTGGTCCTGAAATCAGAACTTAAAACAGATGCAGCTGTAGCCAATTCACTTATAACCATGTATTGCAGAGCAGGGAACATAAGGGAAGCAAGAAAGGTTTTCTCTGAGCTTTCCGTCAAGAATGTAATATCTTGGACAGCAATGATTGGAGGTTGTGTGCAGAGTGGTTATTCGAGGGAGGCTCTTGAAATCTTCGAGCAAATGGAGAGAGCTGCAGTGAGACCAAATGCCAAAACCTTCATTGCGGTATTGACAGCTTGCAGCTATGCAGGTTTGAGAAGGGAAGCTGGAAAGTTCTTTAAGATGATGGAGACTAAATATGGGATTAGACCTGGATTTAATCACTACTCTTGCATGATTGACATTCTCGGGCGAGCAGGAAAATTAAAGCAAGCAGAAAACTTGATAGAAGGAATGCCTTTCGAACCAGATGCACTAGTATGGAGAATATTGCTGAGTGCTTGCAGAATTCATGGTGATGCTGAAAGAGGAAGGAGGGCCATGGAAAAGATACTGGCCCTTGAACCTGGTGATTCTGCAGCTTATGTGTTGCTCTCTAATTTGTATGCCTCCTTAGGCAACTGGGATGGAGTTGAGGAAGTCCGACAAATGATGAGAGTTAATGGGGTGAAGAAAGAGCCAGGAAAAAGTTGGATTGAGCTAAATGCTAAAGTCCATGAGTTCATGGCAGGTGATTCTTTGCATccacaaaaagaagaaatatgttTGAGGCTGAGAGAGTTGCTCAAACAGATGAAGGATGAAGGATATATTCCTGGTATAGAACATGCTGTAAGATAA
- the LOC103979126 gene encoding uncharacterized protein LOC103979126 isoform X2, which produces MIEIRDRSSGGNWVPKDGTSLDWSVNFPRRSIRGLMAVAIANAFGTSQQLRHRPSGPPSLPRRPFAGRWRLTISSHDEAVTEKPCLLGAAVASQSVGNSSKQLAGKRRVFFLDVNPLCFDGSRPSLRSFARWLDLFFSEVSLRDPVIAVLDGEEGNEYRRHLLPSYKAHRKRYLRQSRVLRSAHDTYQSTTECKVIDVLLKCNVPVVKVHGYEADDVVATLTDQVLKKGARVVIGSPDKDFKQLISEDVQIVMPMPDFGRWSFYTLRHYIDQYKCDPSSDLSLQKEANPLRAESQRVIDLYNSVMVEDNNCLTKQIFCLVSSLKEIAIHALVLKFNKMTLLDQMIGGI; this is translated from the exons ATGATTGAGATTCGTGACAGAtcctctgggggcaattgggtcccgaAGGACGGTACGAGCCTCGATTGGTCGGTTAACTTTCCGCGGAGGAGTATTAGGGGATTGATGGCGGTGGCGATAGCGAACGCTTTCGGTACTTCGCAACAGCTCCGCCACCGTCCTTCGGGACCTCCCAGCCTACCCCGTCGCCCCTTTGCCGGACGGTGGAGGCTCACCATCTCATCCCACGATGAGGCCGTAACGGAGAAACCGTGCCTGCTGGGTGCAGCGGTGGCGTCCCAGTCGGTGGGGAATTCCAGCAAGCAGCTTGCGGGCAAGCGGAGGGTCTTCTTCTTGGACGTGAATCCCTTGTGCTTTGATGGGTCCCGCCCGAGTCTCCGTTCCTTTGCGCGATGGCTCGACCTTTTCTTCTCCGAAGTTAGCCTCCGGGATCCCGTCATCGCC GTATTGGATGGAGAAGAAGGGAATGAGTATCGGAGGCATCTGTTGCCATCATATAAAGCACACAGGAAGAGATACTTGAGGCAATCGCGGGTATTGCGGAGTGCTCATGATACTTATCAAAGCACCACCGAGTGCAAAGTTATAGACGTTCTCCTGAAGTGCAACGTGCCG GTAGTCAAAGTTCATGGATATGAGGCAGATGATGTAGTGGCAACATTAACAGATCAAGTTTTAAAAAAGGGAGCACGAGTTGTTATTGGGTCTCCTGATAAAGATTTCAAGCAGTTGATATCTGAAGATGTTCAAATTGTGATGCCCATGCCTGATTTTGGTCGATGGTCTTTCTACACATTGAGACACTACATTGATCAGTACAAGTGTGATCCAAGTTCTGATTTGAGCCTTC AGAAAGAAGCAAATCCTTTGAGAGCAGAATCTCAAAGGGTGATCGATCTGTATAACTCGGTGATGGTTGAGGACAACAACTGCTTGACCAAGCAGATATTTTGTTTGGTTTCCAGCCTAAAGGAAATAGCTATTCATGCATTG GTGCTAAAGTTTAATAAGATGACACTACTGGATCAGATGATAGGTGGAATCTGA
- the LOC103979126 gene encoding uncharacterized protein LOC103979126 isoform X1, whose translation MIEIRDRSSGGNWVPKDGTSLDWSVNFPRRSIRGLMAVAIANAFGTSQQLRHRPSGPPSLPRRPFAGRWRLTISSHDEAVTEKPCLLGAAVASQSVGNSSKQLAGKRRVFFLDVNPLCFDGSRPSLRSFARWLDLFFSEVSLRDPVIAVLDGEEGNEYRRHLLPSYKAHRKRYLRQSRVLRSAHDTYQSTTECKVIDVLLKCNVPVVKVHGYEADDVVATLTDQVLKKGARVVIGSPDKDFKQLISEDVQIVMPMPDFGRWSFYTLRHYIDQYKCDPSSDLSLRCFIGDEVDGVPGIQQLVPGFGRKTALKLLKKHGSLEDLLSAAAIRTVGKDYAQNALTKYADYLRRNYKVLSLRRDVNVQLQDDWLSERNTSNDLVILSNFLRKLGERPEGQKLNNRERSKSFESRISKGDRSV comes from the exons ATGATTGAGATTCGTGACAGAtcctctgggggcaattgggtcccgaAGGACGGTACGAGCCTCGATTGGTCGGTTAACTTTCCGCGGAGGAGTATTAGGGGATTGATGGCGGTGGCGATAGCGAACGCTTTCGGTACTTCGCAACAGCTCCGCCACCGTCCTTCGGGACCTCCCAGCCTACCCCGTCGCCCCTTTGCCGGACGGTGGAGGCTCACCATCTCATCCCACGATGAGGCCGTAACGGAGAAACCGTGCCTGCTGGGTGCAGCGGTGGCGTCCCAGTCGGTGGGGAATTCCAGCAAGCAGCTTGCGGGCAAGCGGAGGGTCTTCTTCTTGGACGTGAATCCCTTGTGCTTTGATGGGTCCCGCCCGAGTCTCCGTTCCTTTGCGCGATGGCTCGACCTTTTCTTCTCCGAAGTTAGCCTCCGGGATCCCGTCATCGCC GTATTGGATGGAGAAGAAGGGAATGAGTATCGGAGGCATCTGTTGCCATCATATAAAGCACACAGGAAGAGATACTTGAGGCAATCGCGGGTATTGCGGAGTGCTCATGATACTTATCAAAGCACCACCGAGTGCAAAGTTATAGACGTTCTCCTGAAGTGCAACGTGCCG GTAGTCAAAGTTCATGGATATGAGGCAGATGATGTAGTGGCAACATTAACAGATCAAGTTTTAAAAAAGGGAGCACGAGTTGTTATTGGGTCTCCTGATAAAGATTTCAAGCAGTTGATATCTGAAGATGTTCAAATTGTGATGCCCATGCCTGATTTTGGTCGATGGTCTTTCTACACATTGAGACACTACATTGATCAGTACAAGTGTGATCCAAGTTCTGATTTGAGCCTTC GGTGTTTCATCGGTGATGAAGTTGATGGTGTTCCTGGGATTCAGCAGTTGGTTCCTGGATTTGGTCGCAAGACAGCCCTCAAACTCTTGAAGAAACACGGCTCTTTAGAAGATTTACTTAGTGCAGCTGCAATAAGAACAGTAGGCAAAGACTATGCACAAAATGCACTCACAAAATATGCTGATTATCTGAGAAGAAATTATAAGGTTCTTAGCCTAAGGAG GGATGTTAATGTTCAGCTTCAAGATGATTGGTTATCAGAAAGAAACACTAGCAATGACTTGGTAATCTTGTCAAACTTTCTCAGAAAGTTGGGGGAAAGGCCTGAAGGCCAGAAGCTAAATAACAG AGAAAGAAGCAAATCCTTTGAGAGCAGAATCTCAAAGGGTGATCGATCTGTATAA